The region ATGACCACGGCACAACCTGCAAAATTTTCTAAACCTTCTTCTAATGCTCTTAATGTATTTACATCTAAATCGTTTGTGGGCTCATCTAATAAAAGCACGTTTCCTTCTTCTTTTAAAGTCATGGCTAAATGCAATCTATTTCTTTCTCCTCCAGAAAGTGTGTCCACTTTTTTATTTTGCTCACTTCCAGAAAAATTAAAGCGACTTAAATACGCTCTAGAATTTACTTGCTTCCCTCCCATCATGACTAAATCTTGTCCGTCAGAAAAGTTTTCCCAAATAGATTTATCAGGATTTATATTTGAATGTGCCTGATCTACATAGGCTATTTTTACTGTATCACCGACCTTAAAACTTCCTTTATCAGGCTTTTCTTCACCCATAATCATTTTAAAAATTGTGGTTTTACCAGCACCGTTTGGCCCAATAATTCCAACAATTCCTGCTTGTGGCAAATTAAATTCTAAATTATCATATAATAATTTATCACCAAAAGCTTTAGAAACACCGTTTGCTTCAATTACGTTGGTTCCTAAACGAGGTCCATTAGGAATATAAATTTCAAGTTTTTCATCAACTTGTTTTTGATCTTGGCTCAATAATTTATCGTAGTTCTTCAAACGAGCTTTTTGCTTTGTTTGACGACCTTTTGCTCCTTGGCGAACCCATTCTAGTTCACGCTCTAATGTTTTTTGACGTTTAGAAGCCGTTTTACTCTCTTTCGCCATTCGTTGAGATTTCTGATCTAACCAAGAAGAATAATTTCCTTTCCAAGGAATTCCTTCTCCTCTATCTAACTCTAAAATCCAACCCGCAACATTATCTAAAAAATATCTATCGTGCGTTACGGCAATTACGGTTCCTTTATATTGCGCTAAATGGTGCTCTAACCAATGCACAGACTCTGCATCTAAATGGTTTGTTGGCTCGTCTAACAATAAAATTTCTGGCTCTTGTAATAATAATCTACACAATGCAACACGTCTTTTTTCACCTCCAGAAAGCACACTAATTTTTTTATCAGGCTCTGGAGTTCTCAAGGCATCCATGGCAATTTCTAATTTGGTATCTAATTCCCATGCATTTGCAGCCTCAATTTTATCTTGTAATTCTGCTTGTTGGTTCATTAGTTTTTCCATCTTATCGGCATCAGAATACACTTCCTCTAAACCAAACATGTCGTTTATTTTGTTGTATTCATCTAAAATTGCAACCGTTTCAGCAACCCCTTCTTTAACAATTTCTAAAACTGTTTTCTCAGGATCCAATTTTGGTTCTTGCTCTAAATAACCCACATTATAACCTGGAGAAAAAGTTACATCACCTTGAAAATTCTTTTCTACACCTGCAATAATTTTTAATAAAGTTGATTTCCCAGATCCGTTTAAACCAAGAATCCCAATTTTTGCACCATAGAAAAAACTTAAATAAATATCTTTTAAAACTTGCTTCCCTGTAGATTGGTAAGTTTTAGAAAGTTTATTCATTGAAAAGATTACTTTCTTATCATCACTCATTATTGTTATTTTTTATAAAATTTAAATTAAAAATTGCTACCGAAAACTGTAGACTTATTTTATACTCTTCCTTTTAAGGCATTAAAAACCCACGCGATACAGAAAAAGCCAATTCCTACGGTTGCAAAACCCCAACCAGCAACATCTTTGTATCTATAGGCACCCAATAAGATTAATACTACCCCCATAATAAGCATTAAAAGAGTTGCCCAACCAAGGACTGTATTTTTATTCATTCCCATATTTCCTAATTCATTAGTTTATTGGCAAATATCGTAATTTATATGATATCGTCAAATTATAGATTTGATTAAAAATATTTAAACTTAAAAGGAAGTTAAAGAATTAATAACCAGTAATTTAATTTCTTGCAAGCGTACGCAAAGCTACCCATTGCTTCATCTTTTCTCTAGAATCGCAAGCAGGATACCCTACGACTGATTTGCCAGCTGCAACATCACTTATTACCCCAGAGCCTGCACCTACTTTAGCCCCGGCATGTAGGGTAACATGATCTTTTATCGAAGCACTTCCTCCAATAATAACACCATCTCCCAAAGTTACAGAACCAGCCAAACCACTATTTCCTGCCATGATACAGTATTTTCCTAAAACCGAATTATGCCCAATTTGCACTAAATTATCAATTTTGCACCCATCACCTAGAATCGTAGAACTAAATTTTCCTCGATCGATACATGAATTAGCACCTACCTCTACATCATTCCCGATAACAACATTGCCAATATGTTTTATTTTTACTAAACCTCTACCGTCATTGGTTGGTCTATATCCAAAACCATCAGCACCAATACTAACATTCGTATGAAAAATACATCGACTTCCTATTTTACTTCGCTCCCGAATAACGGTTCCAGACCAAATAACGGTTTCATTTCCAATGACAGTATCATCAAAAATAGATACATTCGGATAGATAATTACATTTTCTGCGATGATAACATTTTTACCAATAAAGACATTCGCCCCAATTTTACATCCGTTTCCTAAAATAGCAGTTTTGTCTATGACCGCTGTAGGATGGATATCTGTTTCAAAACAAGGGGATTCTGGCTCAAAAGCATCTAATAAAATTGCCATGGCTAAATCAGGATTTTTAACTTTTATAAATGCTTTTCCTTCTTCTGGAATGATCTTTATTCCGTCATAAACAATGGCTACACTAGCATTTGAGTTTTCCCATAAAGCGGCATATTTAGAGTTTCCTATAACGGTAATATGTCCTTTTTTTGCATTTTTAATGTGCTCTGGCGCAACTATTTGGTCTTTACAATTACCAATAAGTTCACCGTTAACCAGCGAGGTAATTTCTTCAACAGGGAATGATTTCATACGTAAATTTAAAAAGTTTGGTTAAAAATACTATTTTTAACGGTTAGTTCTTAAATATTATAAATAAAATTCAAAAACTAAGAAGGTTTTATAATTCTGCAGCCAATCTAGCCCCTTGATCAATTGCCCGTTTTGCATCTAATTCTGACGCAAAATCTGCACCTCCAATAACATGCACACTTTTACCTGCATCGAATAACGGTTGATACAGTTCTTTAAGCGGAGTTTGACCCGCACAAATAACAACATTGTCTACCGCTAATATTTTAGCTTCCTCATTTTGAGTATAATGCAATCCTTGATCGTCTATTTTTGTATACGAAACCTCACCAATAAACTGCACTTTTTTCTTCTTTAAAGTAGCTCTATGAATCCAGCCGGTAGTTTTACCTAGATTGCCACCAAACTTACCTTTGCTTCTTTTAAACATAAAGATTTCTCTTGGTGATGGATGAAATTCAGGTTGAACACCTTCTGTTCCACTTCTTGCTTTTAGCGTTTTATCGATACCCCATTCTTTTAACCAAACATCAATATTTTCTGCTGATGATTCCCCTTCGTGTGATAAATATTCTGAAACATCGAAGCCAATACCTCCTGCGCCAATCACAGCAACTCTTTTACCAACAGGTTTTTTATCTTTTAAAACATCAATATAACTCAATACTTTTGGATGCTTACTGCCTTCAATTTTTAATTCTCTTGGTTTGATTCCTGTGGCAATAATGATTGTATCAAAATCTGATTTTAACAAATCACCCGCAGAAACTCGAGTATTTAAATTTACGGTAACCTTGTGCAATTCAATTTGTTTTTTGAAATAACGAAGGGTCTCGTAAAATTCTTCTTTACCCGGAATTTGTTTTGCCATATTAAATTGACCTCCAATTTCTTTATCAGCATCAAATAGCGTAACTATATGCCCTCTTTGAGCCGCAATTGTAGACGCTGCTAAACCTGCAGGTCCTGCGCCAATTACGGCAATTTTTTTCTTATTTTTTGTTGGATAATAATTCAATTCTGTCTCATGACACGCTCTAGGATTTACCAAACAACTTGCCACTTTACGCTGAAAAACATGATCTAAACACGCTTGGTTGCAACCAATACAGGTATTTATTTCATCACTTTTATCTGCTTTCGCTTTGTTTACCCACTCTGGATCTGCCAAAAACGGACGTGCCATAGAGATCATATCTGCATCTCCTTCCGATAATATTTTCTCAGCAGTTTCTGGCATATTAATTCGATTGGAAGTAATTAACGGAACTGACAATTCTTCTTTCATTTTTTTTGTAACCCAAGTAAATGCTGCTCTTGGAACTGATGTTGCAATCGTAGGAATTCTAGCTTCATGCCAACCAATTCCCGTATTGATAATCGTTGCCCCTGCTTTTTCTATTGCTTTACCTAATTGAACCACTTCTTCCCAAGAACTTCCATTCTCTACCAAATCT is a window of Polaribacter litorisediminis DNA encoding:
- the ettA gene encoding energy-dependent translational throttle protein EttA, with the protein product MSDDKKVIFSMNKLSKTYQSTGKQVLKDIYLSFFYGAKIGILGLNGSGKSTLLKIIAGVEKNFQGDVTFSPGYNVGYLEQEPKLDPEKTVLEIVKEGVAETVAILDEYNKINDMFGLEEVYSDADKMEKLMNQQAELQDKIEAANAWELDTKLEIAMDALRTPEPDKKISVLSGGEKRRVALCRLLLQEPEILLLDEPTNHLDAESVHWLEHHLAQYKGTVIAVTHDRYFLDNVAGWILELDRGEGIPWKGNYSSWLDQKSQRMAKESKTASKRQKTLERELEWVRQGAKGRQTKQKARLKNYDKLLSQDQKQVDEKLEIYIPNGPRLGTNVIEANGVSKAFGDKLLYDNLEFNLPQAGIVGIIGPNGAGKTTIFKMIMGEEKPDKGSFKVGDTVKIAYVDQAHSNINPDKSIWENFSDGQDLVMMGGKQVNSRAYLSRFNFSGSEQNKKVDTLSGGERNRLHLAMTLKEEGNVLLLDEPTNDLDVNTLRALEEGLENFAGCAVVISHDRWFLDRVCTHILAFEGNSEVYFFEGSFSDYEENKKKRLGGDLMPKRIKYKKLIR
- a CDS encoding CAL67264 family membrane protein — its product is MGMNKNTVLGWATLLMLIMGVVLILLGAYRYKDVAGWGFATVGIGFFCIAWVFNALKGRV
- the lpxD gene encoding UDP-3-O-(3-hydroxymyristoyl)glucosamine N-acyltransferase, with protein sequence MKSFPVEEITSLVNGELIGNCKDQIVAPEHIKNAKKGHITVIGNSKYAALWENSNASVAIVYDGIKIIPEEGKAFIKVKNPDLAMAILLDAFEPESPCFETDIHPTAVIDKTAILGNGCKIGANVFIGKNVIIAENVIIYPNVSIFDDTVIGNETVIWSGTVIRERSKIGSRCIFHTNVSIGADGFGYRPTNDGRGLVKIKHIGNVVIGNDVEVGANSCIDRGKFSSTILGDGCKIDNLVQIGHNSVLGKYCIMAGNSGLAGSVTLGDGVIIGGSASIKDHVTLHAGAKVGAGSGVISDVAAGKSVVGYPACDSREKMKQWVALRTLARN
- a CDS encoding NADPH-dependent 2,4-dienoyl-CoA reductase; the protein is MKYKHIFEPLDLGFTVLKNRILMGSMHTGLEEEKNGIDKIAKYYAERAKGGVGLIVTGGISPNIQGWTGPFSARMSSKKHAKEHQKITEAVHKEDGKICMQILHSGRYGYHPFNVAPSKIKSPITPFKPFKLTQSGINRTIRDFVKSAKLSKIAGYDGVEIMGSEGYLINQFIAKRTNKRTDKYGGTYENRMRLPIELVKQTRAAVGTNFIIIYRLSMLDLVENGSSWEEVVQLGKAIEKAGATIINTGIGWHEARIPTIATSVPRAAFTWVTKKMKEELSVPLITSNRINMPETAEKILSEGDADMISMARPFLADPEWVNKAKADKSDEINTCIGCNQACLDHVFQRKVASCLVNPRACHETELNYYPTKNKKKIAVIGAGPAGLAASTIAAQRGHIVTLFDADKEIGGQFNMAKQIPGKEEFYETLRYFKKQIELHKVTVNLNTRVSAGDLLKSDFDTIIIATGIKPRELKIEGSKHPKVLSYIDVLKDKKPVGKRVAVIGAGGIGFDVSEYLSHEGESSAENIDVWLKEWGIDKTLKARSGTEGVQPEFHPSPREIFMFKRSKGKFGGNLGKTTGWIHRATLKKKKVQFIGEVSYTKIDDQGLHYTQNEEAKILAVDNVVICAGQTPLKELYQPLFDAGKSVHVIGGADFASELDAKRAIDQGARLAAEL